In Drosophila willistoni isolate 14030-0811.24 chromosome XR unlocalized genomic scaffold, UCI_dwil_1.1 Seg144, whole genome shotgun sequence, one DNA window encodes the following:
- the LOC6638653 gene encoding uncharacterized protein LOC6638653, producing MAILESCCFWKNVRKGSYACATYTLIYFGISTLMFLFYLKEEKEFLMGQREQPLGESMLERGDVTKATVIFNILFLFCSMLMLLSSFLLILGLRQNKRQLLLPWIFFMLGDLLIEFAHLIHLTLSRRVNFDPIVGFIFTIDFFVLCLNLYCLLCVISQYQFYREQRLHLAHQPPLVSPNVVFTDAEKSQQHHNLQQLQQQQLNGEHQNSQNTNTGQSKRLSRRLQAASPLITSQRLTNFSTITEEEEQQLQFRAPANGDNGNGDCGHISERSGATSSEGDIQPAVEQSPPTPIPTITLDANSQQ from the exons ATGGCCATCTTAGAGTCCTGCTGCTTTTGGAAGAATGTGCGTAAGGGCAGCTATGCCTGTGCCACATATACTCTG ATTTATTTTGGCATCTCGACGctgatgtttttgttttacttaaAAGAGGAAAAGGAATTTCTAATGGGACAACGTGAACAGCCTCTGGGTGAGAGTATGCTAGAACGGGGGGATGTAACTAAAG CGACTGTGATattcaacattttgtttttgttttgctcaaTGCTGATGCTATTATCATCCTTCCTGCTGATTTTGGGTCTACGTCAG AATAAACGTCAATTGCTTTTACCTTGGATATTCTTTATGCTTGGCGATTTACTCATCGAATTCGCTCACCTTATCCATTTGACTTTGTCACGTCGCGTGAATTTTGATCCCATTGTGGGTTTTATCTTTACCATTGATTTTTTTGTGCTGTGCCTCAAT CTCTACTGTTTACTGTGCGTCATCTCTCAATATCAGTTTTATCGTGAGCAGCGATTGCACTTGGCCCATCAGCCGCCTCTTGTATCG CCCAATGTGGTATTTACGGATGCTGAGAAATCTCAACAGCATCACAATTTGCAACAActccagcaacaacaattgaatGGAGAGCATCAAAACTCACAGAACACAAATACGGGCCAGAGTAAAAGACTCTCACGTCGTTTACAGGCAGCCAGTCCTTTGATTACATCGCAACGTTTAACCAACTTCTCGACCATAACCGAAGAGGAGGAACAACAATTGCAGTTCCGAGCTCCAG CAAATGGTGACAATGGCAATGGCGACTGTGGTCATATATCGGAACGAAGTGGTGCCACTTCCAGTGAAGGTGACATACAACCAGCAGTCGAGCAATCACCACCCACTCCCATTCCGACCATCACACTTGATGCCAATTCGCAGCAATga
- the LOC6638680 gene encoding xenotropic and polytropic retrovirus receptor 1, translating to MKFAEHLTAHITPEWRKQYINYEEMKAMLYAAIEQSPSAELVDREMLTRYFAKFDEEFFHYCDKELAKINTFYSEKMAEATRKYGSLRSELTEALELGHLKKQPAWKRRTPLGKKNVPARKIQDLKLAFSEFYLGLILLQNYQNLNFTGFRKILKKHDKLLSVDYGARWRTDHVEAAHFYTNKDIDRLIQETEQAVTQDIEGGDRQRAMKRLRVPPLGEQQSPWTTFKVGLFSGAFVVLFITVIIAAMFYGFGENWRVGMRMFRAPFLLIECLFLWGVNVYGWRSSGVNHVLIFELDPRNHLSEQNIMEIASVFGVIWACCVLSYIFCDPLGIPQYAAPLFLYTLMAAFLLNPTKTFHHEARYWAIRVVSRVLMAPFCFVNFADFWLADQLNSMVPAFLDIPFLICFFGRNPTWHKAGKAGNHCVEYVSLLHPIVAIMPAYFRFAQCIRRYRDTKEAFPHLVNAAKYATSFFVVIFAHKYHTTTETYPLSKENPWFYCWITAAIFSSCYAYTWDIKMDWGLFDSKAGDNRFLREEIVYSSTWFYYFGIIEDLILRFSWTLSMSLIEAGYIEGDVMMTILSPLEVFRRFIWNYFRLENEHLNNVGKFRAVRDISVAPMDCSDQTTILRMMDETDGVINRRRGKAAGGKSATKKNNNKQEQQLQRLLLQGESIEDLCG from the exons GAAATGAAAGCCATGCTGTATGCAGCCATCGAACAATCACCATCCGCCGAATTAGTTGATCGTGAGATGTTAACACGATATTTTGCCAAATTTGACGAGGAATTCTTCCATTATTGCGATAAGGAATTGGCCAAAATAAATACTTTCTACTCGGAGAAGATGGCAGAAGCAACACGTAAATATGGTTCGTTGCGTAGTGAGCTAACCGAAGCATTGGAATTGGGGCATTTAAAGAAACAACCGGCCTGGAAACGTCGCACGCCATTGGGCAAGAAAAATGTGCCGGCACGTAAAATTCAGGATCTCAAATTGGCATTTAGTGAATTCTATTTGGGTCTCATATTGCTGCAAAACTATCAGAATCTAAATTTCACCGGTTTTCGCAAGATACTCAAGAAACACGATAAATTATTGAGTGTCGACTATGGGGCACGTTGGCGCACCGATCATGTAGAAGCAGCACATTTCTATACCAACAAAGATATCGATCGTTTGATCCAAGAGACCGAACAGGCTGTTACCCAAGACATCGAGGGCGGTGATAGGCAAAGAGCCATGAAGAGATTGCGAGTACCACCGCTGGGCGAACAACAGAGTCCATGGACCACATTCAAAGTTGGTCTCTTTTCGGGGGCATTCGTTGTGCTCTTCATCACGGTGATTATAGCCGCTATGTTCTATGGATTCGGTGAAAATTGGCGTGTTGGTATGCGCATGTTTCGTGCACCATTTTTACTTATCGAATGCCTTTTCCTTTGGGGCGTCAATGTCTACGGTTGGCGGTCATCGGGTGTGAATCATGTGTTAATCTTCGAACTAGATCCGCGTAATCATCTGTCTGAGCAGAACATTATGGAAATTGCATCGGTGTTTGGTGTCATATGGGCTTGCTGTGTGCTAAGCTATATCTTTTGTGATCCCCTGGGCATACCTCAATATGCAGCCCCATTGTTTCTATATACCCTGATGGCGGCCTTCTTACTTAATCCAACCAAAACGTTCCATCATGAGGCCAGATATTGGGCAATACGTGTTGTGAGTCGTGTATTAATGGctccattttgttttgttaattttgctGATTTCTGGTTAGCTGACCAATTGAATAGCATGGTTCCGGCATTTTTGGACATACCGTTTCTGATATGTTTCTTTGGACGAAATCCCACATGGCATAAGGCTGGCAAAG cTGGCAATCATTGTGTGGAATATGTATCCTTATTGCATCCCATTGTGGCCATTATGCCTGCCTATTTTCGTTTCGCACAATGCATACGGCGATATCGTGATACAAAGGAAGCCTTTCCGCATCTGGTGAATGCGGCAAAATATGCTACATCATTTTTTGTGGTCATATTTGCGCATAAGTATCATACAACAACGG AAACGTATCCACTATCCAAAGAGAATCCATGGTTCTATTGCTGGattacagcagccattttctCATCCTGTTATGCATACACTTGGGATATCAAAATGGACTGGGGTCTATTCGATTCGAAGGCGGGCGACAATCGATTCTTGCGTGAGGAAATCGTTTATTCATCGACG TGGTTCTACTATTTCGGCATAATTGAGGATTTAATTTTGCGCTTTAGTTGGACTCTATCCATGAGTCTAATTGAGGCTGGCTACATTGAAGGAGATGTCATGATGACCATTTTAAGTCCCTTGGAGGTTTTTCGCCGTTTCATTTGGAATTATTTTCGTTTAGAGAATGAGCATTTAAATAATGTAGGTAAATTTAGGGCAGTACGTGATATATCTGTTGCCCCAATGGATTGTTCAGATCAG ACAACAATTCTACGAATGATGGACGAAACGGATGGGGTGATAAATCGACGACGTGGCAAAGCCGCTGGCGGCAAATCGGCCacaaagaaaaataacaataagCAGGAGCAACAATTGCAGCGTTTGCTACTTCAGGGTGAATCCATAGAGGATCTATGCGGGTAG